A single Carettochelys insculpta isolate YL-2023 chromosome 2, ASM3395843v1, whole genome shotgun sequence DNA region contains:
- the FZD6 gene encoding frizzled-6 isoform X2 → MWIQAFIISNESQTPICQPDMKIYQRLEDCDETAPVTAAVTTKVLGTQKTPDQSRRDYGFWCPRHLQTSSGQGYKFLGIDQCAPPCPNMYFKNYELDVAKSFIGTVSVFCLCATLFTFLTFLIDVKRFRYPERPIIYYSVCYSIVSLMYFIGFLLGNRSACNKADEKLEIGETVVLGSQNKACTVLFMFLYFFTMAGTIWWVILTITWFLAAGRKWSCEAIEQKALWFHAVAWGVPGFLTIMLLALNKVEGDNISGVCFVGLYDLDASRYFVLLPLCFCVFVGLSLLLAGIISLNHVRQVIQHDGRNQEKLKKFMIRIGVFSGLYLVPLVALLGCHVYEQMYRRIWETTWVFDHCDQYHIPCPYQAKTLARPEIVLFLMKYLMTLIVGISPVFWVGSKKTCSEWANFFNRNRKRDPINESRRVLQESCEFFLKHNSKVKRKKQHYKSSSHKLKVISKSMGTSTGATTNHGTSAMAITDHDYLSQENVTETKTSQETSEKEMEADRPSTQKVEEEEENGGSEHALQVLSISKLAAEQVEKSSKADNMTDMISLSESLRRMGEGRISPKSDFTETHPLQVNNSQIPTVSQPGSTRGSVSMLVHSSSNTKKDQDSGNNSNP, encoded by the exons ATGTGGATTCAAGCTTTCATTATCTCCAATGAATCTCAAACGCCCATTTGTCAACCAGATATGAAAATCTACCAAAG ACTGGAGGATTGTGATGAAACTGCTCCTGTTACTGCTGCTGTAACCACGAAAGTCCTTGGAACGCAAAAGACCCCAGACCAGTCTCGAAGGGACTATGGATTTTGGTGTCCACGGCATTTGCAGACCTCCAGTGGACAAGGCTACAAGTTTCTGGGAATTGATCAGTGTGCACCCCCATGTCCCAATATGTACTTCAAAAATTATGAGCTGGATGTTGCCAAAAGCTTCATTGGAACAGTTTCAGTTTTTTGCCTTTGTGCTACTCTGTTCACATTCCTGACTTTTCTGATTGATGTTAAAAGGTTCAGGTACCCAGAGAGGCCAATCATATATTATTCAGTCTGTTACAGTATAGTGTCTCTGATGTACTTCATTGGCTTTTTGCTGGGAAATAGAAGTGCTTGTAACAAAGCAGATGAAAAGCTAGAAATTGGTGAAACAGTTGTTCTTGGCTCTCAGAACAAAGCCTGCACTGTCCTTTTTATGTTTTTGTACTTTTTTACTATGGCAGGAACTATATGGTGGGTGATTCTTACAATCACCTGGTTCCTAGCAGCAGGAAGAAAATGGAGCTGTGAAGCTATTGAACAAAAGGCATTGTGGTTCCATGCAGTTGCATGGGGTGTACCTGGTTTTCTCACCATTATGCTTCTTGCATTGAACAAAGTTGAAGGGGACAATATCAGTGGAGTTTGCTTTGTTGGTCTCTATGACCTGGATGCATCTCGATACTTTGTCCTTCTACCTTTGtgcttttgtgtttttgttggtctctctctccttttAGCTGGAATTATTTCTTTAAATCATGTGCGGCAAGTCATACAGCATGATGGTAGAAACCAAGAAAAACTAAAGAAATTTATGATTCGAATTGGAGTCTTTAGTGGTTTATACCTGGTACCACTGGTGGCACTTCTTGGATGCCATGTTTATGAGCAGATGTATAGGAGAATCTGGGAGACCACTTGGGTCTTTGACCATTGTGATCAGTACCATATTCCCTGTCCTTACCAG GCAAAGACATTAGCTAGACCAGAAATAGTTTTGTTTCTGATGAAATACCTGATGACACTAATTGTTGGCATCTCTCCGGTCTTCTGGGTGGGAAGTAAAAAGACTTGTTCTGAATGGGCCAATTTTTTCAACAGAAATCGCAAGAGAGA TCCAATCAATGAGAGCCGAAGAGTATTGCAAGAATCATGTGAATTTTTCCTGAAGCACAATTCTAAAGTTAAACGTAAAAAGCAGCACTACAAATCCAGTTCACACAAACTCAAAGTTATTTCTAAGTCTATGGGGACTAGTACAGGTGCCACAACCAATCATGGAACATCTGCAATGGCTATTACTGACCATGATTACTTAAGCCAGGAGAATgtcacagaaacaaaaacatCTCAAGAAACATCTGAGAAAGAGATGGAGGCAGATAGACCATCTACCCaaaaagtggaggaggaggaggagaatggtggTAGTGAACATGCACTACAAGTATTATCTATTTCTAAACTGGCTGCGGAACAGGTGGAAAAGAGTAGCAAGGCAGACAACATGACTGATATGATTAGTTTATCTGAGAGTTTGAGAAGAATGGGTGAAGGAAG GATATCTCCCAAAAGTGATTTTACTGAAACTCATCCATTACAAGTCAATAATTCACAGATACCCACCGTTTCACAACCAGGCAGTACCAGAGGCTCCGTATCAATGCTAGTCCACTCATCTTCAAATACCAAAAAAGATCAGGATTCTGGGAACAATTCAAATCCATGA